One segment of Bacteroides caecimuris DNA contains the following:
- the istA gene encoding IS21 family transposase has translation MKIRIKHILRCYQSGMSIRGISSSLLVSRNTVKRYIRIYEDMGIELERLLKMDEQHLHELFGTETDKESSGSAEYKYLQERIPDYMKRLKVRGTTRRSLYEEYLKNRPQGYSYCSFCLYIRREREVKIPVGRIDHIAGDQMYVDFAGDKLYLSYERTGNKVPVEVFAAILPCSQITYYEAVPSQKKEHLIQACENAFHYFGGVPNAIVPDNLRSAVTKPGGIEPVINDDFAAFADHYGCVVFPARVRKPKDKALVENAVRLLYREVYSKMTGLKFNDLEALNIEIMKHTDALNSRKMYNRNYSRRERFLEVEKDRLHTLPATKFISKSRKTATVMRNSYVSLNNHYYSVPKEYIGDTVELLYDGDTVEIYHKFRHITTHRKDDTPFTYSEKPSHKLSGVLHEYRIRMDDIYRKACGIDPVLEEYIKRVAVAKKYPVQAVRSADGILSLVERFGHDRVVLSCQVAMEFGMFGYNELESILVNREDEKYHVQMEGQAPELTPKHRNLRGKDYFNSKNMDKNDK, from the coding sequence ATGAAAATAAGAATCAAGCACATACTGCGGTGTTATCAGTCAGGAATGAGTATCCGCGGTATCAGTTCTTCTCTCCTTGTTTCACGTAATACAGTCAAACGTTATATCCGTATATACGAAGATATGGGTATAGAACTTGAGCGTCTGTTGAAAATGGACGAGCAGCATCTGCATGAGCTTTTCGGTACGGAGACTGACAAAGAATCGTCTGGATCTGCAGAGTATAAGTATCTTCAAGAACGTATACCTGATTACATGAAACGACTTAAGGTCCGTGGGACAACAAGAAGGTCCTTGTATGAGGAATATCTTAAAAATCGTCCACAAGGTTACAGCTACTGTTCTTTTTGTTTGTATATCAGACGAGAAAGGGAAGTAAAGATTCCTGTTGGACGCATAGATCATATAGCCGGTGATCAGATGTATGTGGATTTTGCCGGTGACAAACTTTATCTCTCATACGAAAGAACAGGCAATAAGGTTCCCGTAGAAGTATTTGCCGCCATACTTCCATGCAGCCAGATTACCTATTACGAGGCTGTACCATCACAAAAGAAAGAACACCTTATCCAGGCATGTGAAAATGCTTTCCATTATTTTGGAGGTGTCCCCAATGCCATAGTTCCAGACAACCTGAGATCAGCCGTAACAAAGCCTGGAGGTATTGAACCTGTAATCAATGACGACTTTGCTGCATTTGCAGACCATTATGGATGTGTTGTCTTCCCGGCAAGAGTACGAAAGCCTAAAGACAAAGCTCTGGTTGAGAATGCTGTAAGACTGCTCTACAGGGAGGTGTATTCAAAGATGACGGGATTGAAATTCAATGATCTTGAAGCCTTGAACATAGAAATAATGAAGCATACGGATGCGTTGAACAGCCGAAAGATGTACAATCGCAACTACAGCCGTCGGGAACGTTTCCTCGAAGTCGAGAAAGACAGGCTGCATACATTGCCGGCAACAAAATTTATATCAAAAAGCCGGAAAACGGCAACTGTCATGAGAAACAGTTATGTATCGCTTAACAATCACTATTACAGTGTTCCTAAAGAGTATATCGGCGATACTGTAGAATTACTGTATGATGGGGACACAGTGGAGATATATCATAAGTTCAGACACATAACGACACATCGAAAGGATGATACACCTTTCACTTATTCAGAAAAACCGTCCCACAAACTTTCGGGAGTGCTACATGAATACAGAATCAGAATGGATGATATATACCGCAAGGCATGTGGAATTGATCCGGTATTGGAAGAGTACATAAAGCGTGTGGCCGTTGCCAAGAAATATCCGGTCCAGGCCGTACGTTCAGCCGATGGCATATTAAGTCTTGTGGAGCGTTTCGGACATGACAGGGTGGTTCTTTCATGTCAGGTGGCAATGGAATTCGGTATGTTCGGATACAACGAACTTGAAAGTATTCTGGTAAACAGGGAAGATGAGAAGTATCATGTACAGATGGAGGGACAGGCTCCAGAACTTACCCCCAAACACAGAAATCTCAGAGGCAAGGATTATTTTAACTCTAAAAACATGGATAAAAATGACAAGTAA
- the istB gene encoding IS21-like element helper ATPase IstB: MTSNNKTSRTVGKNMDRIMELLSKLRFYGMLETYRNDCRTTSSDGMTNDEFLKWLLESEYDYRRNVSIERLIKSANFRYKAYMEKIDYTIKRNLDRNQLERLASLDFIRDGQNVFITGSSGTGKSYIASAIGYEACKNGIKTLYSNASKLMGQLKIAKNKGTIESEMKKIEKCQLLILDDLFLIGLDARERSILMEIIEDRHGLKSIIITSQLPVESWYDAIGDPTVADAILDRIVHTAHKIELTGDSVRKINAKKK, encoded by the coding sequence ATGACAAGTAATAATAAAACAAGCAGAACTGTCGGAAAAAATATGGACAGAATAATGGAACTACTCTCCAAGTTACGTTTTTACGGTATGCTTGAAACATATAGAAATGACTGCAGGACCACATCCTCTGATGGTATGACAAACGATGAGTTTCTTAAATGGCTTCTTGAAAGCGAATATGATTACAGACGCAATGTAAGCATTGAGAGACTGATAAAGTCTGCAAACTTCAGATATAAGGCATATATGGAAAAAATAGACTATACCATAAAACGTAACCTTGACCGTAACCAGCTTGAGAGACTTGCATCTCTTGATTTTATAAGAGACGGACAGAATGTTTTCATCACGGGAAGCTCCGGTACAGGTAAAAGCTATATAGCTTCAGCCATAGGATATGAGGCATGTAAGAATGGAATAAAGACTTTGTATTCAAATGCGTCAAAGCTTATGGGACAGCTTAAAATTGCCAAAAACAAGGGCACTATAGAATCTGAGATGAAAAAAATAGAAAAGTGTCAACTGCTGATTCTTGACGATCTGTTTCTTATAGGACTGGATGCCAGGGAAAGGTCAATCCTTATGGAAATAATAGAAGACAGACACGGATTAAAATCAATCATAATAACATCACAACTTCCTGTCGAAAGCTGGTATGATGCAATTGGTGATCCTACAGTAGCTGACGCAATCCTGGACAGAATTGTACATACAGCACACAAGATTGAACTTACCGGGGATTCTGTAAGAAAGATTAATGCTAAAAAGAAATAG
- a CDS encoding ISAs1 family transposase: protein MSLISLCKQLEDPRIDRKKEHSLEVIVYIALCAVICGSESWNEIERFGICKFDFFKRRFPDLVKIPSHDTFNRFFSLLKPGYFELVFRDWVSELCGKYEGVVAIDGKMLRGASKCSKDNPFGKKGFKLHMVSAWAVSNGISMGQVKVDDKSNEITAIPSLIKSLDLQDCIVTIDAIACQTDIAEVIIENNADYILALNGKFKVD from the coding sequence ATGAGCTTAATTAGTCTTTGTAAACAACTTGAAGATCCTCGTATTGACCGAAAAAAAGAACACTCTTTGGAAGTCATCGTTTATATAGCCTTGTGTGCTGTAATCTGTGGAAGTGAAAGCTGGAATGAAATAGAACGGTTCGGTATTTGTAAGTTTGACTTCTTTAAACGTCGTTTTCCTGATTTAGTAAAGATCCCAAGTCATGACACTTTCAATCGTTTTTTCAGTTTACTCAAACCCGGTTATTTTGAATTGGTCTTTCGTGATTGGGTATCTGAGCTTTGTGGTAAGTATGAAGGGGTTGTTGCTATAGACGGTAAAATGCTTCGTGGAGCAAGTAAGTGCAGCAAAGACAATCCCTTTGGCAAAAAAGGATTCAAGCTTCATATGGTTAGTGCCTGGGCTGTTTCCAATGGAATCAGTATGGGTCAGGTAAAAGTAGATGATAAAAGCAATGAAATCACCGCTATTCCTTCTCTTATAAAATCTCTGGATTTGCAGGATTGCATAGTGACAATTGATGCTATTGCATGCCAAACAGATATTGCCGAAGTAATAATAGAAAATAATGCAGACTATATTCTGGCATTAAATGGAAAATTTAAAGTCGATTGA
- a CDS encoding alpha-galactosidase D, which yields MKNKIYFFTVAIASFMCISCTKTQTTLSENEKAINPPIMGWSSWNAFRVDINEDIIKHQADLMVEKGLKDVGYHYVNVDDGYFGKRDENGIMLANEKRFPNGMKPVAEHIHSLGMKAGLYTDAGNSTCGSMWDNDTAGIGAGIYGHEPQDAQLYFGDWGFDFIKIDYCGGEELGLNEKERYTSIRNNIDKVNKDISINICRWAFPGTWAKDAATSWRISGDINAHWGSLRYVVGKNLYLSAYAGNGHYNDMDMMVIGFRNNSKVGGQGLTPTEEEAHFGLWCIMSSPLLIGCNLENIPESSLELLKNKELIALNQDPLGLQAYVAQHENEGYVLVKDIEQKRGNVRAVALYNPSDTVCSFSVPFSSLEFGGNVKVRDLVKHSDLGSFSGIFEQTLPAHSAMFLRMEGETRLEPTLYEAEWAYLPLFNDLGKNSKGILYAHDKEASGKMKVGFLGGQPENYAEWKEVYSEDGGRYNMTIHYLYGKGRQIELDVNGIITRIDSLGEDNNHHEITVPVELKAGYNTIRMGNSYNWAPDIDCFTLTKAL from the coding sequence ATGAAAAACAAGATTTATTTCTTTACAGTAGCAATAGCTTCTTTTATGTGCATCAGTTGCACAAAAACTCAAACCACTCTTTCAGAAAATGAAAAGGCAATCAATCCTCCTATCATGGGATGGAGTTCATGGAATGCGTTTCGCGTAGACATCAATGAAGACATTATCAAACACCAGGCTGACCTGATGGTAGAAAAAGGTCTGAAAGATGTCGGATATCATTATGTCAATGTTGACGATGGTTATTTCGGAAAACGCGATGAAAACGGAATAATGCTTGCAAATGAGAAACGTTTCCCGAACGGTATGAAACCGGTGGCGGAACATATTCACAGCTTGGGAATGAAAGCCGGCCTTTATACCGATGCGGGTAATAGTACGTGCGGCTCCATGTGGGACAATGATACTGCAGGTATAGGAGCAGGTATCTACGGACATGAACCGCAAGATGCCCAGTTATACTTTGGCGACTGGGGTTTCGACTTTATCAAAATTGACTATTGCGGAGGAGAGGAGCTGGGACTTAATGAAAAAGAACGCTACACTTCAATCCGGAACAATATAGACAAAGTGAACAAAGATATTTCCATCAATATCTGCCGATGGGCCTTCCCGGGCACTTGGGCTAAAGACGCAGCAACCTCCTGGCGTATCAGCGGTGATATTAATGCACATTGGGGCTCATTAAGATATGTAGTCGGCAAGAATCTTTACCTGTCTGCCTATGCCGGCAACGGACATTACAATGACATGGATATGATGGTTATCGGATTCCGCAACAACAGCAAAGTGGGCGGACAAGGTCTTACCCCGACAGAGGAAGAAGCTCATTTCGGTTTATGGTGTATCATGAGCTCTCCTTTGCTTATCGGATGCAACCTGGAAAACATACCGGAGTCTTCCCTCGAACTGCTGAAAAACAAAGAATTGATTGCCCTCAACCAAGACCCGCTAGGTTTGCAGGCATACGTAGCACAACATGAAAATGAAGGTTACGTTCTTGTGAAAGATATCGAGCAGAAACGTGGCAATGTGCGCGCTGTGGCTCTCTACAATCCTTCCGATACTGTATGCAGTTTCTCCGTCCCGTTCTCTTCACTGGAATTTGGAGGAAACGTAAAAGTGCGTGATCTCGTCAAACATAGCGATTTAGGCAGCTTCTCCGGCATATTCGAACAAACGCTTCCGGCACACAGTGCCATGTTCCTTCGCATGGAAGGCGAAACACGCCTGGAACCGACTTTGTACGAAGCGGAATGGGCTTACTTGCCTCTTTTCAACGACCTAGGCAAAAATTCTAAAGGTATTCTTTATGCCCATGACAAAGAAGCTTCCGGCAAAATGAAAGTAGGTTTTCTGGGTGGACAACCGGAAAATTATGCCGAATGGAAGGAAGTGTACAGCGAAGATGGCGGACGCTACAACATGACTATCCATTACTTATACGGTAAAGGACGCCAAATAGAACTGGATGTCAACGGCATTATTACCCGAATAGATTCTTTGGGAGAAGATAATAACCATCACGAAATTACAGTTCCCGTTGAACTAAAAGCCGGTTACAACACCATTCGCATGGGTAATAGTTACAACTGGGCACCGGATATCGATTGTTTCACTCTGACAAAAGCGTTGTAA
- a CDS encoding energy transducer TonB, with the protein MAKLDLTSSEWCQQIFEGKNQAYGAYRMRADSTKRHNVAMLIVLIIAAVGFSIPTLLKLATPKQKEVMTEVTTLSKLAEPEIKQEEMKRVEPVAPPPPALKSSIKFTAPVIKKDEEVHEDDEIKSQEDLNATKVSISIADVKGNDETNGKDIADLKQVVTQAAPESEKVFDMVEQMPTFPGGQQELMVYLGKNIKYPTIAQENGSQGRVIVQFVVERDGSITDVRVARGVDPYLDKEAVRVVKSMPKWLPGKQNGKAVRVKFTVPVMFRLQ; encoded by the coding sequence ATGGCAAAATTAGATTTAACTTCTTCGGAATGGTGTCAACAGATTTTTGAAGGCAAGAACCAGGCATACGGTGCATATAGAATGCGTGCCGATTCAACAAAACGGCACAATGTCGCCATGTTGATTGTGCTAATTATAGCGGCAGTCGGATTTAGTATTCCTACACTGCTTAAGTTGGCAACTCCAAAGCAGAAAGAAGTGATGACAGAGGTGACTACCTTGTCGAAATTGGCAGAACCGGAAATCAAACAGGAAGAGATGAAACGGGTTGAACCGGTGGCGCCTCCTCCCCCTGCACTGAAGAGTTCTATCAAGTTTACTGCTCCTGTCATCAAGAAAGATGAAGAGGTGCATGAAGATGATGAGATCAAGAGCCAGGAAGATTTGAATGCTACTAAAGTCTCCATCTCTATTGCCGACGTAAAAGGTAATGACGAGACAAATGGTAAAGATATCGCTGACCTTAAGCAGGTGGTGACACAGGCTGCGCCGGAATCGGAAAAGGTTTTTGATATGGTAGAACAGATGCCGACTTTCCCCGGTGGTCAACAGGAATTGATGGTTTACTTGGGTAAGAATATCAAATATCCGACTATTGCACAGGAGAATGGAAGCCAAGGTCGCGTTATCGTACAGTTCGTTGTGGAACGTGATGGTTCTATCACCGATGTGCGTGTGGCTCGTGGCGTAGATCCTTATTTGGATAAGGAAGCTGTGCGTGTGGTAAAAAGCATGCCGAAATGGCTTCCTGGTAAACAGAATGGAAAAGCGGTACGTGTGAAATTCACCGTTCCGGTAATGTTTAGGTTACAATAA
- a CDS encoding aldo/keto reductase: MEKSFDYQPAAGRYERMSYKYCGKSGLQLPLISLGLWHNFGSVDNFDVATDMIKYAFDHGVTHFDLANNYGPVPGSAESNFGRILRENFRGYRDEMIISSKAGHEMWAGPYGGNSSRKNLMASIDQSLRRTGLEYFDIFYSHRYDGVTPVEETIQALIDIVKQGKALYIGISKYPPEQARIAYEMMAKAGVPCLISQYRYSMFDRAVEVETLPLAAEYGSGFIAFSPLAQGLLTDKYLNGIPEGSRAARSSGFLQLSQVTPEKVEAARRLNEIALRRGQTLAEMALAWVLKDERMTSVIVGASSVSQLADNLKALEHLDFTADELREIERVLSE, encoded by the coding sequence ATGGAAAAGTCTTTCGATTATCAGCCGGCAGCCGGACGTTACGAACGGATGTCCTATAAATATTGTGGCAAGAGCGGCTTGCAATTACCTTTAATCTCCTTGGGGTTGTGGCACAACTTCGGTAGTGTGGACAATTTCGATGTGGCAACCGACATGATTAAGTATGCGTTCGATCACGGTGTCACTCACTTCGACCTGGCAAACAATTACGGTCCTGTTCCCGGAAGTGCCGAAAGTAATTTCGGACGAATCTTGCGAGAGAACTTCCGCGGCTATCGGGATGAAATGATTATCTCTTCCAAAGCCGGCCATGAAATGTGGGCTGGTCCTTATGGCGGGAATAGTTCCCGTAAAAATCTGATGGCGAGCATTGACCAAAGTCTCCGTCGAACAGGATTAGAGTATTTTGATATCTTTTATAGCCATCGTTATGATGGGGTTACTCCGGTCGAAGAAACCATTCAGGCATTGATTGATATCGTGAAACAAGGGAAAGCGCTGTATATCGGAATCTCCAAATATCCCCCCGAACAAGCACGTATTGCTTACGAGATGATGGCAAAAGCTGGTGTTCCCTGTCTCATCAGCCAGTATCGGTATAGTATGTTCGACCGTGCGGTGGAGGTGGAAACGCTTCCGCTGGCAGCAGAATATGGTTCCGGTTTCATCGCCTTTTCTCCTTTGGCGCAAGGGTTGTTGACAGACAAATACCTGAATGGTATTCCGGAAGGTTCTCGTGCTGCACGTTCTTCGGGTTTTCTCCAGCTTTCGCAAGTGACGCCTGAAAAGGTAGAGGCAGCCCGCCGACTAAACGAAATAGCCCTCCGACGTGGACAAACACTCGCTGAAATGGCACTGGCATGGGTGCTGAAAGACGAACGGATGACTTCGGTGATTGTGGGCGCAAGCTCTGTCAGCCAGTTGGCAGACAATTTGAAGGCACTGGAGCATTTGGATTTCACGGCAGACGAGTTGAGAGAGATCGAACGGGTTTTATCTGAATAG
- a CDS encoding MBOAT family O-acyltransferase — protein sequence MFPIDIDFSRLKEVLTYDPQAPMIFSSGIFLWLFAAFMVVYVLLQHKHTARILFVTLFSYYFYYKSSGTYFFLLAIVTVADFFLAQLMDRAEGYWKRKGLVALSLGVNLGLLVYFKYTNFLGGVIASLMGGEFTALDIFLPVGISFFTFQSLSYTIDVYRRDIKPLTSFLDYAFYVSFFPQLVAGPIVRARDFIPQIRKPLFVSQEMFGRGIFLIVSGLFKKAIISDYISINFVERIFDNPTLYSGVENLMGVYGYALQIYCDFSGYSDMAIGIALLLGFHFNLNFNSPYKSASITEFWRRWHISLSSWLRDYLYISLGGNRKGKFRQYLNLIITMFLGGLWHGASWNFVLWGAFHGVALALHKMWMSVTGRKKGEESHGWRRVFGVIITFHFVCFCWIFFRNADFQNSMDMLGQIFTTFRPQLLPQLLEGYWKVFALMLLGFLLHFAPDSWENAVCRGVIRMPFLGKAVLMVALIYLVIQMKSSEIQPFIYFQF from the coding sequence ATGTTTCCCATTGATATAGACTTCAGTAGACTGAAAGAGGTACTTACCTACGATCCGCAAGCGCCAATGATATTCAGCAGCGGTATCTTCCTTTGGTTGTTCGCTGCTTTCATGGTGGTGTATGTGTTGCTGCAACACAAACACACTGCCCGTATCTTGTTTGTCACCCTCTTTTCCTATTATTTTTACTATAAGAGTAGCGGCACCTATTTTTTTCTGCTTGCCATAGTCACCGTTGCCGACTTTTTCCTTGCGCAACTTATGGATCGTGCAGAGGGGTATTGGAAACGTAAAGGATTGGTCGCTTTGAGTTTGGGAGTTAATTTAGGACTTCTTGTTTATTTCAAATATACCAATTTCCTGGGTGGAGTGATTGCGTCATTGATGGGAGGAGAATTTACCGCTCTCGATATATTCCTGCCGGTCGGCATCTCCTTTTTCACTTTCCAGTCGCTAAGCTATACCATCGATGTTTACCGGAGAGACATAAAACCATTGACCAGTTTTTTAGATTATGCCTTTTACGTATCTTTCTTCCCTCAGTTGGTGGCGGGACCTATCGTGCGTGCCCGCGACTTTATTCCGCAAATCCGGAAACCCTTATTCGTTTCGCAGGAGATGTTCGGGCGCGGAATCTTTCTGATTGTTTCTGGTCTTTTCAAGAAAGCTATCATATCCGATTATATCAGCATCAACTTTGTGGAACGTATTTTTGATAACCCTACTCTCTATTCCGGTGTGGAGAATCTGATGGGCGTATATGGTTATGCTTTGCAGATTTACTGTGACTTTTCCGGATATAGCGACATGGCTATCGGTATCGCCTTATTGTTAGGTTTCCATTTCAATCTCAATTTTAATTCACCTTATAAGTCTGCCTCTATTACGGAATTTTGGCGTCGTTGGCACATCTCTTTATCCAGTTGGTTGCGCGATTATCTGTATATCTCTTTAGGCGGAAACCGGAAAGGTAAGTTCCGGCAATACCTGAATCTTATCATTACCATGTTCCTGGGTGGATTGTGGCATGGTGCCTCTTGGAACTTTGTTCTTTGGGGGGCTTTTCATGGGGTAGCTTTGGCATTACATAAAATGTGGATGTCTGTCACCGGTCGCAAGAAGGGAGAGGAAAGTCACGGTTGGCGGCGTGTGTTTGGAGTGATTATCACTTTCCATTTCGTCTGCTTCTGTTGGATTTTCTTCCGCAATGCCGATTTTCAGAACTCGATGGATATGCTGGGACAGATATTCACTACTTTCCGTCCGCAACTGTTGCCGCAATTGCTCGAAGGATATTGGAAGGTATTTGCATTGATGCTGCTTGGCTTCTTGCTTCATTTTGCTCCTGATAGTTGGGAAAATGCAGTTTGCCGAGGCGTTATTCGTATGCCGTTCTTGGGAAAGGCTGTATTGATGGTAGCTTTGATTTATCTGGTTATTCAGATGAAGAGTTCGGAGATTCAGCCGTTTATTTATTTCCAGTTCTGA
- a CDS encoding SGNH/GDSL hydrolase family protein, with amino-acid sequence MVRNNTTGGVLMRKNNLQSIFIFILVGMLSVSCFFVKAIAQDRIPVCPPPGKTAKLIKPLREMNWTNDTITVQTSFPSAFRETGRNEIIDSIALLAPVFEHFRQVRAGLSEDTVRIVHIGDSHIRGHIYPQTTGARLAETFGAVSYIDKGVNGATCLTFTHPDRIAEIAALKPELLILSFGTNESHNRRYHINMHYNQMDELVKLLRDSLPDVPILLTTPPGSYESFRQRKRKRTYAINPRTATAAETIRRYAKDHRLLVWDMYDVVGGKHRACTNWTAAKLMRPDHVHYLPEGYILQGNLLYQALIKAYNDYVSH; translated from the coding sequence ATGGTAAGGAACAATACGACAGGAGGCGTGCTTATGAGAAAGAATAATCTACAGTCTATCTTTATTTTTATTCTCGTCGGTATGTTGAGTGTTTCTTGTTTCTTTGTAAAAGCAATCGCGCAAGACCGTATCCCTGTATGTCCTCCGCCGGGAAAGACCGCAAAACTTATAAAGCCCTTACGGGAAATGAACTGGACGAATGATACGATCACTGTACAAACATCCTTCCCTTCAGCTTTCCGCGAAACCGGCCGGAATGAGATTATTGACAGTATCGCTCTGCTGGCTCCCGTCTTCGAACATTTTCGTCAGGTGCGTGCCGGACTCTCCGAAGATACAGTCCGCATTGTTCATATTGGCGATAGCCATATACGCGGACATATCTACCCTCAAACCACCGGCGCCCGTTTGGCAGAAACTTTCGGTGCTGTTTCTTATATAGATAAAGGTGTCAACGGGGCTACTTGCCTTACATTTACCCATCCGGATCGTATTGCCGAAATTGCTGCCTTGAAACCCGAATTGTTGATTCTCTCTTTCGGAACCAATGAAAGCCATAACCGGCGTTATCATATAAATATGCACTACAATCAGATGGATGAGCTGGTGAAACTGTTGCGCGACAGTCTTCCTGACGTGCCCATTCTTCTGACTACCCCTCCCGGTTCTTATGAAAGTTTCCGGCAACGAAAGCGTAAACGTACGTATGCCATCAATCCACGTACGGCAACAGCGGCGGAAACCATTCGCCGTTATGCAAAAGACCATCGTCTGCTCGTGTGGGATATGTACGATGTAGTCGGAGGGAAGCATCGTGCCTGCACGAACTGGACCGCTGCAAAACTGATGCGTCCCGATCATGTACATTATTTACCCGAAGGATACATCCTGCAAGGAAATTTATTATACCAAGCACTTATCAAAGCATATAATGACTATGTTTCCCATTGA
- a CDS encoding SGNH/GDSL hydrolase family protein — MEIIKNYLKYSLWFVLIVFAALLGLHWLPVLTIDGHTMRRVDLLSDLRYPESETAAADSDSIPLPPVVKPVFVDTCRTGMTCIEDYSDSTLRGMAPFYEALDRISSNDSDDDDDKQVRIAVFGDSFIEADIFTADLREMLQKQFGGCGVGFVTITSMTSGYRPTVRHTFGGWSSHAVTDTAYFDKKKQGISGHYFVPRHGAYVELRGQDKYASLLDTCQRASIFFHNRGSVLLSARVNKGENKNYSLAPSDGLQQIQVDGRIGSIRWTVDRADSTLFYGLAMDGKKGIILDNFSLRGSSGLSLRGIPPHMLKQFNRQRPYDLIILEYGLNVATQRGRNYDNYQKGLLTAIEHLKTCFPQAGILLLSVGDRDYKNDNGELRTMPGVKNLIRYQQNIAAESGIAFWNMFEAMGGDGSMAKLVHAKPSMANYDYTHINFRGGKHLAGLLYETLIYGKEQYDRRRAYEKE, encoded by the coding sequence ATGGAGATAATAAAGAATTATTTGAAATATTCATTATGGTTCGTGCTGATTGTATTTGCAGCCTTACTTGGGCTTCATTGGCTTCCGGTGCTGACTATTGACGGGCACACGATGAGGCGTGTAGACCTTTTGAGCGACCTTCGTTATCCGGAATCGGAGACTGCCGCGGCCGATTCGGATAGCATCCCTTTGCCTCCTGTTGTAAAACCTGTCTTTGTAGATACCTGTCGTACGGGTATGACTTGCATTGAAGACTACAGTGATTCCACGCTCCGGGGGATGGCTCCTTTTTATGAAGCGCTCGACCGTATCTCTTCCAATGATTCGGATGACGATGATGACAAACAGGTGCGTATTGCCGTATTCGGAGACTCCTTTATCGAGGCGGATATCTTTACCGCCGACTTACGCGAAATGCTTCAGAAACAATTCGGCGGTTGTGGCGTAGGTTTTGTTACCATCACTTCTATGACAAGCGGTTACCGTCCTACTGTGCGGCATACGTTTGGTGGATGGTCCAGTCATGCAGTAACAGATACCGCCTATTTCGATAAGAAGAAGCAAGGCATATCCGGTCATTATTTCGTTCCTCGGCACGGAGCTTATGTAGAACTGCGCGGGCAAGATAAATATGCCTCCCTGCTCGACACTTGCCAGCGTGCTTCCATCTTCTTCCATAACAGAGGTTCCGTCCTTCTTTCTGCTCGTGTGAACAAAGGAGAAAACAAGAATTATTCATTAGCTCCTTCCGACGGATTACAGCAAATCCAGGTAGACGGGCGCATCGGCTCTATCCGTTGGACGGTAGACCGTGCAGATTCTACATTGTTCTATGGTCTGGCAATGGATGGAAAGAAAGGAATCATTCTCGACAACTTCTCGTTGCGTGGCAGTTCCGGTCTTTCTCTGCGGGGTATTCCTCCGCACATGTTGAAACAGTTTAACCGTCAACGTCCTTACGATCTGATTATCCTCGAATATGGTTTGAATGTAGCTACCCAACGGGGACGTAATTATGATAACTATCAGAAAGGGCTGCTCACGGCTATCGAGCATCTGAAAACCTGCTTCCCACAAGCAGGAATCTTGTTATTGAGTGTCGGCGACCGTGACTATAAAAACGATAACGGCGAACTCCGTACCATGCCCGGCGTCAAGAACCTGATTCGTTATCAGCAAAACATTGCAGCCGAAAGCGGTATTGCCTTTTGGAACATGTTTGAAGCCATGGGCGGCGACGGAAGCATGGCAAAATTGGTGCATGCCAAACCTTCTATGGCAAACTACGACTATACACATATAAACTTCCGTGGCGGCAAGCATTTGGCGGGACTACTTTATGAAACTTTGATTTATGGTAAGGAACAATACGACAGGAGGCGTGCTTATGAGAAAGAATAA